TTCATGATATTTGGACTTGCATGCCTTCATGAATATAAGCGTACCGTACAATTAAAGGGCTATTATATTTTTATTGCCTATTTGGGGCTTTGGTGGGCCTTCATCTACCTCATCCACGATACCACATTGATTACGATACTAATGCTTTTGACCATAACGGTTGATGTAGCCCTACTTTTCTTCTTGTTCTCAAAGAAGCCAAGAGCATTTACCATTTTACAAAAATCCATTATTGCCGTATTCTATATTGGAGCGGGCTGTATTTTTTTGACCATGATTCCTTATAAACAAAATGACTTTGCCAAATTTTTGATTATGGGCATTTTTATTTTGATATGGGTAAACGATACTTTCGCCTATTTAGTAGGGAGAACTTTAGGGCGTACAAAACTATATTCTGCCGTTTCTCCAAAAAAAACCATTGAAGGTTCTTTGGGAGGTCTTATTTTTGCATTGGTAGCCGCATCCATTTTGGCAAAATATGAAACCTCACTGACCATTTACCAATGGTTTATCCTTGCTACGGTCATCGTTGTGGCAGGAGGTCTCGGAGATTTGTTGGAATCGAAATTTAAGCGTGTTGCTGGAATAAAGGATAGTGGCGCCATACTACCGGGACATGGTGGAATCTGGGATAGATTGGACAGCCTTGTATTTGCCGCCCCCTTTGCATATTTGATACTTAATCTATTTTCTTATGTTTCATAAAGAAGGTCAAAAAATAATCATTATCACGTTTTTTATCGTGGTCGCCATCATACTTGCTGCACACTTTTTTATTCCCATTGAATGGATACGGTTGCCGTTACAAATTGTGGCACTGGTCCTATTGATTTTAATCCTTCAATTCTTTAGAAATCCAAAAAGATACGTAACCCCAAACTTTGATGAAGTATTAGCTCCCGTAGATGGAAAAGTCGTGGTTATCGAAGAAGTCGAAGAACCAGAGTATTTTAAGGGCAAACGTAGACAAGTTTCCATATTTATGTCTCCTGTAAATGTACATGTCACACGTTATGCTGCCAGTGGCACAATAACCTATTCAAAGTACCATCCAGGTAAATATTTAGTGGCATGGCATCCAAAATCAAGTACCGAGAACGAACGTACTACAGTAGTGATACATACGCCAAAATTTGGTGAGATCGGTTACAGACAAATAGCAGGGGCACTTGCACGCCGTATTGTCAACTACGCCGAAGAAGGGGAACAAGTTGCCCAAGGAGAGGATGCCGGTTTTATTAAATTTGGTTCAAGGGTCGATTTGTTGCTGCCATTGGATTGTGATATCACGGTAAAACTTGGTCAAAAAGTGGTTGGGGCCAAAACCTGTATTGCTGCCATTAGAAGCAAAGATGACTGATGAAACCCTACATAAAAAATTTGAGGAAGCTGTAGCTTATGTAAATAGCTATGAGGAACCCTTGCCTGCAGATTTTTTATTGAAGTTGTATGCCTATTTTAAAATTGCCAATAGAAATTTTGGAAACCCTGGTAGTAAAACCCCATTAATAAACGCTTTTAAAGCAAATGCACTCATCCAAGCACAAAATATAGGTAGAGAGGAAGCCATGCAAAACTATATTGAGTTGGCAAATACGTTAAAGAAAAAATCTTAATCCTATCAACGTGGTGCTTTGTTCACTCATCCAGATATGAGAATCCTACCCTGTTTCTCTTCAAAAAAATAAGCTAAACCTCACGAAGCTATATCCGGTGCAACGTAACTCTTTTCAATATACGTAAAGTAAAGAGCTCCAACGATAGTGACCAAAAAATAAAGACCGACCAAATAACTTCCAAAAGACCAATACGCATCTAGACCAAACCAATCTCCGGTCGCATAAATCAAGATGAGTCCCGTAACCGACCTAAAAAGTTCTATCCAGATAGCATATAGCGCTTTATCCATCAATGTGGTATATCCATAAATTCCAATAAAAATATAGGCCCCAAATAAGAGTAGACCATTAAATCCTATTTCAGAATAATTAAAGAACATAAACAACATTAAACTTGTATTCGCCACCAATTGAAAAATGGAATATCCCTTTAATGCGTTTGAAACTTCTGGTCGATATTTCTCGAAATTATACACATCTTCAATGATTTTGATAGGGTATTTATGTTTAACATCCTTAGGTCTCCAACCTGTTGGCATAAACCAAATTCGACATTTATCCCAATAACTTTTAGTTCGCCATGCATCTTTCATTAATCGCCACAGATGTTGAAAGTTTATCAAAATAGGATTCCAGGTATTTGCTGGTTTTAATACGCCATATTGTGGCGGAACTTCATCCAATTCCTCTTGAAACGTACCGAACATCCTATCCCAAAAACTAAATATCTGTCCAAGGTTCTTGTCTACGTACTCAGGGTTAATGGCATGGTGTACCCTATGCTGGGAAGGTGTGATCATCACATACTCCAACCATCCTAATTTACCTATGTGCCTTGTATGGTACCAGAACTGCGCAAACAAATGGATAGGCGCCAAAATAGCAATAACCTTGTGTGGTACGCCCAATAAAGCAGCTGGAATAAGAAGTAGGGAAAAATATCCTAACAAGTTGGAAATGGATTGGCGCAGCGCGCAGGCCAAGTTAAATTCTTCACTACTATGGTGTATGACATGTTGATTCCAAAAAAAATTGATATGATGGCTTAAACGATGGTTCCAATAGCCTGCAAAATCCAAGGTCAAGAATGCGATTACCCATACTAACCAAGTAGCCTTTATTTCAGTTAATGCCAAATGCTCCAACAAAAATGGGTATGTAACGATTATGATTCCAATACCAAGGGAATCTTTCACAACATTGGTAAGCCCCGAACTTAAACTACTTACGGTATCCATAACATTGTGCATCTGCTTTTTCACAAAATGTCCGTACAGAACCTCAAAAAGTACTAATCCAATAAAAAACGGCGTGGCATACAACAATGCCGTAGCATATGTTTCCATGGCTTAAAAAAATAGTTAATACGTTTATGGGGTTAAAAATCTGTTCTCAATTTACTCCAAATTTTTGAATAACCTAATATCGCCCGCTGCGGTTAAATCTGGAATGTGCTCAGAACGAGGGATACAGACCATACTTTTTGGAAATTCCCTAATAAGATTCGCCACTGCTTTTGGAAGCTCTTTTTCGCTCCTGACCATATCTAAAGGACAATTTTCGAGAAATGGATATACCTGTTCTCCAGAAAAACTGAAAATATTCATACTTACCCTAAGCTCATTGGTTTCGTCTTTATATTTTTCAATTTCCCCTAATTTTGGCTTTTCAATGATTCCTTGTAAAAAACCATCTGAAGAAATATCCATTACGGCAAACTTCAATATACGCTCATCGGTAAATTCGAATCCGGAACTACCATAACTGATCAAGGCATTGGGCGCATTTCTATCTGCCTTCAAATCTTTCAATGCACCAACAGAATATAGGTTATCGCCA
The nucleotide sequence above comes from Flagellimonas sp. HMM57. Encoded proteins:
- a CDS encoding phosphatidate cytidylyltransferase; the protein is MKEILRRSITGVIYVVLLLGTVFLNSDAFDFLFMIFGLACLHEYKRTVQLKGYYIFIAYLGLWWAFIYLIHDTTLITILMLLTITVDVALLFFLFSKKPRAFTILQKSIIAVFYIGAGCIFLTMIPYKQNDFAKFLIMGIFILIWVNDTFAYLVGRTLGRTKLYSAVSPKKTIEGSLGGLIFALVAASILAKYETSLTIYQWFILATVIVVAGGLGDLLESKFKRVAGIKDSGAILPGHGGIWDRLDSLVFAAPFAYLILNLFSYVS
- a CDS encoding phosphatidylserine decarboxylase family protein, with the protein product MFHKEGQKIIIITFFIVVAIILAAHFFIPIEWIRLPLQIVALVLLILILQFFRNPKRYVTPNFDEVLAPVDGKVVVIEEVEEPEYFKGKRRQVSIFMSPVNVHVTRYAASGTITYSKYHPGKYLVAWHPKSSTENERTTVVIHTPKFGEIGYRQIAGALARRIVNYAEEGEQVAQGEDAGFIKFGSRVDLLLPLDCDITVKLGQKVVGAKTCIAAIRSKDD
- a CDS encoding acyl-CoA-binding protein, whose translation is MTDETLHKKFEEAVAYVNSYEEPLPADFLLKLYAYFKIANRNFGNPGSKTPLINAFKANALIQAQNIGREEAMQNYIELANTLKKKS
- a CDS encoding sterol desaturase family protein, producing METYATALLYATPFFIGLVLFEVLYGHFVKKQMHNVMDTVSSLSSGLTNVVKDSLGIGIIIVTYPFLLEHLALTEIKATWLVWVIAFLTLDFAGYWNHRLSHHINFFWNQHVIHHSSEEFNLACALRQSISNLLGYFSLLLIPAALLGVPHKVIAILAPIHLFAQFWYHTRHIGKLGWLEYVMITPSQHRVHHAINPEYVDKNLGQIFSFWDRMFGTFQEELDEVPPQYGVLKPANTWNPILINFQHLWRLMKDAWRTKSYWDKCRIWFMPTGWRPKDVKHKYPIKIIEDVYNFEKYRPEVSNALKGYSIFQLVANTSLMLFMFFNYSEIGFNGLLLFGAYIFIGIYGYTTLMDKALYAIWIELFRSVTGLILIYATGDWFGLDAYWSFGSYLVGLYFLVTIVGALYFTYIEKSYVAPDIAS
- a CDS encoding sugar phosphate nucleotidyltransferase — its product is MKNESLIIMVGGASSRMKRSLESTTLDESTKKIAAAHHKSLIPVGKNNRPFLYYLIENAVNAGYKKIFLITSPENKAFHDLVNADYFSFDLSVHFAIQYIPEGREKPLGTADALQQCLDQYPELKEGCFTVCNGDNLYSVGALKDLKADRNAPNALISYGSSGFEFTDERILKFAVMDISSDGFLQGIIEKPKLGEIEKYKDETNELRVSMNIFSFSGEQVYPFLENCPLDMVRSEKELPKAVANLIREFPKSMVCIPRSEHIPDLTAAGDIRLFKNLE